One stretch of Chryseobacterium fluminis DNA includes these proteins:
- a CDS encoding carboxylesterase family protein: MKLKLNHLPLLLLPLSLSLNAQEIKAELNKEVKRQEKMSYIFDYPQKVKGNVPLIVFLHGSGERGNNLEAVKAHSPFTYKSLIKEPVAILAPQCPENTWWDTVTVYHLIKEIQKKYNIDPSRIYLTGLSMGGWGTLKLAMEHPEMFAAVVSVCAPTDRVMYANIDKYKNLNMKIFHGGMDDVVLPENAFNFYQKLHPVNPSAELTIFPNDNHNSWDSTYSNPELYNWMLSKRK; the protein is encoded by the coding sequence ATGAAATTAAAACTAAACCATTTACCCCTTCTGCTTCTGCCGTTGTCTCTGAGTCTGAATGCTCAGGAAATCAAAGCAGAACTGAACAAAGAAGTTAAAAGACAGGAAAAGATGTCCTACATTTTCGATTACCCGCAAAAAGTAAAAGGAAATGTTCCGTTGATCGTGTTTCTTCACGGTTCCGGAGAAAGAGGAAATAATCTGGAAGCGGTAAAAGCGCACAGTCCGTTTACCTATAAAAGCCTGATCAAGGAGCCTGTGGCTATTCTGGCACCTCAATGTCCGGAAAATACATGGTGGGATACGGTGACGGTTTATCATTTAATCAAAGAAATTCAGAAGAAGTATAACATCGATCCTTCCCGGATTTATCTTACCGGTCTCTCTATGGGAGGATGGGGTACGTTAAAACTCGCAATGGAGCATCCCGAAATGTTTGCGGCGGTAGTGTCGGTCTGTGCACCCACCGACAGGGTGATGTATGCGAATATCGATAAGTATAAAAATTTAAACATGAAAATTTTTCATGGCGGAATGGATGATGTGGTGCTTCCGGAAAATGCATTTAATTTTTACCAGAAACTGCATCCGGTAAACCCTTCCGCAGAATTAACTATTTTTCCGAATGACAACCATAATTCATGGGATTCTACCTATTCAAACCCTGAGTTATACAACTGGATGCTGTCAAAAAGGAAATAA
- a CDS encoding iron-containing alcohol dehydrogenase: MSKLFIAGEVFHGAGSLEELKNIKGKKAVIVTGGSSMRKSGTLDKAVAYLKEAGIETEIFEGVEEDPSSATCMKGAEVIKAFEPDWIIGLGGCSAIDAAKIMWVFYEYPDADFEAMIKPFTVPVLRNKAKFIAIPSTSGTGTETTGLAVITDREKGVKYPIVSYELTPDIAIVDGEICASMPAHVTSNTGLDALTHCVEAYVSNIDNNIADALSKGGLEIVFDNLKEAVENPDNITARQNMHDASFMAGLAFNNAWLGIVHSLSHQVGALYGIPHGASNAIFLPNVIRYNAQATERYPDLARVIGKKTTEELAQAIEALRSEVNNQSAIKEFGISREDWDKNLDYIANNALIDPCTGFNPRVPSLDELKVIYNACYEGVIYAEEAVAG; encoded by the coding sequence ATGAGTAAGTTATTTATTGCAGGAGAAGTTTTCCATGGTGCCGGAAGTCTTGAAGAATTAAAAAATATCAAGGGAAAGAAAGCCGTAATTGTAACGGGAGGAAGCTCGATGAGAAAGAGCGGAACATTGGATAAGGCTGTGGCTTACCTTAAGGAAGCGGGCATCGAAACCGAAATCTTTGAGGGTGTGGAAGAAGATCCTTCATCCGCTACCTGTATGAAAGGTGCCGAGGTGATTAAAGCTTTTGAACCGGACTGGATTATCGGTTTGGGAGGATGCTCTGCCATCGATGCTGCCAAAATCATGTGGGTATTTTACGAGTATCCCGATGCTGACTTTGAGGCGATGATCAAACCTTTCACGGTTCCCGTTTTAAGAAATAAGGCTAAATTCATCGCCATTCCTTCTACCAGCGGAACGGGAACTGAAACTACCGGTCTGGCCGTCATTACAGACAGGGAAAAAGGCGTAAAATATCCTATCGTATCTTATGAACTGACTCCGGATATTGCGATTGTGGATGGTGAAATCTGTGCTTCCATGCCGGCTCACGTAACTTCGAATACAGGTCTTGATGCCCTGACACATTGTGTAGAAGCATATGTTTCCAATATTGATAACAATATTGCAGATGCGCTTTCAAAAGGTGGTCTGGAGATTGTTTTTGACAATCTGAAAGAGGCGGTGGAAAATCCGGACAATATTACGGCCCGTCAGAATATGCATGATGCTTCTTTTATGGCAGGACTGGCATTTAATAATGCATGGCTGGGCATTGTACACTCATTATCTCACCAGGTTGGCGCTTTATACGGAATTCCTCATGGTGCTTCCAACGCTATCTTCTTACCGAATGTTATCCGCTACAATGCCCAGGCAACAGAACGTTATCCTGATTTGGCGAGAGTAATCGGTAAGAAAACGACAGAGGAACTGGCCCAGGCTATTGAAGCCTTGCGTTCTGAGGTTAATAATCAGTCAGCGATCAAAGAATTCGGAATTTCCAGAGAAGACTGGGATAAGAATCTTGATTATATTGCCAATAATGCCCTAATCGATCCATGTACCGGTTTTAACCCGAGAGTTCCTTCTCTGGATGAGCTGAAGGTGATTTACAATGCCTGTTATGAAGGCGTTATTTATGCTGAGGAAGCTGTTGCCGGGTAA
- a CDS encoding glucoamylase family protein: protein MKRIIRSIAAASLLVVSCKNSQGAKQQASKAEIVKSNSTDEQLMNRVQKDALKYFWEYAEPNSMLGRERYHEDNIYPDHDKHVVTTGGSGFGLATILVGVERGFVPRKEAVKRLTVMMDFLAKADRHKGAWSHWINGETGKTVPFGKKDNGGDLVETAFLTSGILMVREYFKNGNAEEKALAKKCDELWKGIQWNWYTKGGEKVLYWHWSPDYQWEMNFPLQGYNECLITYILAASSPTYSIDAETYYQGWTRNGTYLSDREKYGLPLYVRHNGAEEYGGPLFWTQYSYIGLDPNNLSDKLIKNYFDLNKNQVLIDYKYCVENPKQWKGYGPNYWGLTAGYSRNKDGSVGYDAHFPQNDHGVITPTAALSSFPYSPKESMDFLRFIYTEKPQFIGSAGPYDATSINYDNWTTPRYLAIDQGTIAPMIENYRTGFLWKLFMNAPEIQQGLKKLSFRSEKYNIK, encoded by the coding sequence ATGAAAAGGATAATACGATCGATAGCTGCTGCATCATTACTGGTAGTCTCTTGCAAAAATTCTCAGGGAGCAAAACAGCAGGCTTCAAAAGCTGAAATTGTGAAAAGCAACAGTACAGATGAGCAGTTGATGAACAGAGTTCAGAAAGATGCCCTGAAATATTTCTGGGAATATGCAGAACCGAATTCGATGTTGGGAAGAGAACGTTATCATGAAGACAATATCTATCCGGATCATGATAAACATGTGGTCACCACAGGTGGATCAGGATTTGGCTTAGCCACCATATTGGTCGGAGTGGAACGAGGTTTTGTACCCAGAAAAGAAGCGGTTAAAAGGCTGACGGTTATGATGGACTTTCTGGCAAAAGCAGATCGTCACAAAGGAGCCTGGTCGCACTGGATCAATGGTGAAACCGGAAAAACAGTTCCTTTCGGGAAAAAAGACAATGGTGGAGATCTGGTAGAAACCGCATTTCTGACATCCGGAATTTTAATGGTCCGCGAATACTTTAAAAATGGGAATGCAGAAGAAAAAGCGTTGGCAAAAAAGTGCGATGAACTCTGGAAAGGCATTCAATGGAACTGGTACACAAAAGGCGGCGAAAAGGTCCTGTACTGGCACTGGTCTCCGGACTATCAGTGGGAAATGAATTTTCCGCTGCAGGGATATAACGAATGTCTGATCACGTACATTCTGGCCGCTTCCTCACCTACATATTCCATCGATGCTGAAACATATTATCAGGGATGGACCAGAAACGGCACGTATCTTTCAGACAGAGAAAAATACGGACTTCCCTTGTATGTCAGACATAACGGAGCCGAAGAATATGGCGGTCCGCTGTTCTGGACCCAATATTCTTACATCGGATTAGATCCGAACAACCTGTCTGACAAACTCATTAAAAATTATTTCGATTTAAATAAAAATCAGGTCCTTATCGACTATAAATACTGTGTCGAAAATCCAAAGCAGTGGAAAGGCTACGGACCCAATTACTGGGGACTTACGGCCGGATATTCAAGAAATAAAGACGGAAGCGTTGGTTATGATGCGCATTTCCCACAAAACGACCACGGCGTTATCACCCCTACAGCAGCACTCAGCAGTTTCCCGTATTCACCCAAAGAATCCATGGATTTTTTAAGGTTCATCTATACTGAGAAGCCTCAGTTTATAGGATCTGCAGGTCCGTACGATGCTACATCCATCAATTATGACAACTGGACGACACCAAGATATCTGGCAATCGACCAGGGAACCATCGCACCGATGATTGAGAACTACAGAACAGGATTTTTATGGAAATTATTTATGAATGCTCCGGAAATCCAGCAGGGTCTGAAAAAATTAAGCTTCAGATCAGAGAAGTATAATATTAAATAA
- the bglX gene encoding beta-glucosidase BglX, with amino-acid sequence MKKLIVMATLALAPVFSAQEMVTQPVQSYQTARYQAKKKAFVDNLLSKMTVDEKIGQLNLPSSGDFTTGLAKSSDIGKKVEQGLVGGLFNIKGADKIKAVQKVAVENSRLKIPMIFGMDVIHGYETTFPIPLGLAASWDMNLVQQSARVAAKEAAADGINWTFSPMVDISREPRWGRVSEGSGEDPYLGSEIAKNMVYGYQGKDLANGTNILACVKHFALYGAGEAGRDYNTVDMSHVRMFNEYFPPYKAAVDAGVASVMASFNEVDGVPATGSRWLQTEVLRNKWNFKGFVVTDYTGINEMVDHGMGDLQQVSALALKAGVDMDMVGEGFLTTLKKSLSEGKVTQAEIDMAARRILEAKYDLGLFDNPYKHGDAKLAAKEVYSMENRNIARSAAAQSMVLMKNENQVLPLKKSGTVAVIGPLVNNSMNMAGTWSVATKHAISVNLMQGLQANYGKDVKFLSAKGANIDDDAKLEEIYAAHGKKTDRDNRSKEALLKEAVDVANKADVIVLAIGESAEMSGESSSRTEITIPQSQVDLLNELKKTGKPIAMVLFTGRPLALTNVKDKPDAILNAWFAGSEAGNAIADVLFGKVNPSGKLPMTFPRSLGQVPIYYNAKNTGRPLDQALVDKCEYQRFRSNYMDECNTPLYPFGYGLSYSKFSYSDVTVSNANPKGNQAVQATVTVTNSGNYDGAEVVQLYIRDMVGSITRPVKELKGFQKVMLKKGESKKVTFNITPENLKFYNGDLKYDWESGEFDIMIGTNSEEVKHSKINWTK; translated from the coding sequence ATGAAAAAGTTAATTGTAATGGCAACCTTAGCCCTTGCGCCTGTATTTTCGGCACAGGAAATGGTAACACAGCCCGTTCAGTCTTACCAGACGGCCCGGTATCAGGCTAAAAAGAAAGCTTTTGTAGACAATCTTCTGTCAAAGATGACAGTAGATGAAAAGATCGGACAGCTGAATCTGCCAAGTTCCGGCGATTTTACCACAGGTTTGGCCAAAAGCTCCGATATCGGAAAAAAAGTTGAACAGGGATTAGTCGGCGGACTATTCAATATAAAAGGAGCTGATAAAATTAAAGCAGTTCAGAAAGTAGCGGTAGAAAACAGCCGCCTGAAAATTCCGATGATTTTTGGTATGGATGTGATTCACGGATATGAAACGACATTCCCGATTCCTTTAGGCTTAGCCGCTTCATGGGACATGAATCTGGTTCAGCAGTCCGCAAGAGTAGCAGCTAAAGAAGCAGCAGCAGACGGAATCAACTGGACGTTTTCGCCCATGGTGGATATCTCCCGTGAACCAAGATGGGGAAGGGTCTCTGAAGGTTCCGGTGAAGACCCGTATCTGGGAAGCGAAATTGCCAAAAATATGGTGTACGGTTACCAGGGGAAAGACCTGGCCAACGGAACCAATATTTTAGCCTGTGTGAAACACTTTGCCCTGTACGGAGCCGGTGAAGCGGGTAGAGATTACAATACCGTAGACATGAGCCATGTAAGGATGTTCAATGAGTATTTTCCGCCTTACAAAGCAGCTGTAGATGCTGGAGTAGCTTCCGTGATGGCGTCTTTCAATGAAGTGGACGGAGTTCCGGCAACAGGAAGCAGATGGCTTCAGACAGAAGTGCTGAGAAACAAATGGAATTTCAAAGGTTTTGTGGTGACGGATTACACCGGGATCAACGAAATGGTCGACCACGGAATGGGAGACCTTCAGCAGGTTTCTGCATTGGCTCTGAAAGCAGGAGTAGATATGGACATGGTAGGAGAAGGATTCTTAACAACCCTGAAAAAATCTTTATCGGAAGGAAAAGTAACGCAGGCTGAAATCGATATGGCTGCGAGAAGAATTCTTGAAGCAAAATATGACTTAGGTTTATTCGATAATCCATATAAGCACGGAGATGCAAAGCTGGCAGCGAAAGAGGTTTACAGCATGGAGAACCGTAATATTGCAAGAAGTGCCGCAGCTCAGTCGATGGTATTGATGAAAAATGAAAACCAGGTCTTACCCTTGAAAAAGTCAGGAACGGTGGCCGTGATCGGTCCATTGGTTAACAATTCAATGAATATGGCAGGAACCTGGAGTGTAGCCACAAAACACGCAATTTCGGTGAACCTGATGCAGGGACTGCAGGCGAACTACGGTAAGGATGTAAAATTCCTGTCTGCCAAAGGAGCCAACATCGATGATGATGCCAAATTAGAGGAGATCTATGCTGCTCACGGTAAAAAAACAGATCGTGACAACCGTTCCAAAGAAGCTTTACTAAAAGAAGCTGTGGACGTTGCCAATAAAGCAGATGTTATTGTTCTGGCTATCGGAGAATCCGCAGAAATGAGTGGTGAATCTTCTTCAAGAACAGAAATTACCATTCCGCAATCTCAGGTAGATTTATTAAATGAACTAAAAAAGACAGGAAAACCAATCGCAATGGTGCTGTTTACAGGCCGTCCTTTAGCTTTAACGAATGTAAAAGATAAGCCTGATGCCATCCTGAATGCCTGGTTCGCAGGTTCTGAGGCCGGAAATGCAATCGCAGACGTTCTCTTTGGAAAAGTAAATCCTTCCGGGAAACTTCCGATGACATTCCCGAGAAGTCTGGGTCAGGTGCCGATTTATTATAATGCTAAAAATACAGGCCGCCCACTGGATCAGGCATTAGTGGATAAGTGTGAGTACCAGAGATTCCGTTCCAATTATATGGATGAGTGTAATACGCCGCTGTACCCGTTCGGATACGGGCTGAGCTACTCCAAATTCAGTTATTCCGACGTAACGGTTTCCAATGCCAATCCGAAAGGAAATCAGGCTGTTCAGGCCACAGTTACTGTAACGAATTCCGGAAATTATGATGGTGCAGAAGTTGTACAGCTGTACATCAGAGATATGGTGGGAAGCATCACAAGACCGGTAAAAGAACTGAAAGGATTCCAGAAAGTAATGCTTAAAAAAGGCGAATCTAAAAAGGTTACCTTTAACATTACACCGGAAAACCTCAAGTTTTATAACGGAGATCTTAAGTACGACTGGGAATCCGGAGAATTTGATATCATGATCGGTACCAATTCTGAGGAGGTAAAACACTCCAAAATCAACTGGACAAAATAA
- a CDS encoding AraC family transcriptional regulator, which translates to MICYRFVASFFNHKKMGGLKKLEIKKNIQKEEDRNLSFRVFDLNEEHLNHYKNPHKKDHFLIIVIEDGTLQLHIEDKVHSLKSGKISVVFPEQVHCISNADANLKGKIILFEEILFCSDILKNELSTYNVNLSTQLNCTVLSPEDFEQSLYTIRLIQGIYQKPSLIKKEQARFQIKIFLLGLIESVHGLHPIFTKETADKPMYVRFKKLLNEHYKEHRTVQYYAEELAVSPKKLNSIIKKHCGETAIQAIHNRILMEIKRQLLFSDFSHKEIAFDLGFNSPSALNKFVKSKLKETPTELQQELAQMYNA; encoded by the coding sequence ATGATTTGTTATAGATTTGTTGCTTCGTTTTTTAATCATAAGAAAATGGGTGGACTGAAGAAACTGGAGATAAAAAAGAATATTCAAAAGGAGGAAGACAGAAATCTTTCTTTCCGGGTTTTTGATTTGAATGAAGAGCATCTGAATCATTATAAGAACCCTCATAAAAAAGATCATTTCTTAATTATTGTTATTGAAGACGGAACGCTTCAGCTTCATATCGAGGACAAAGTTCATTCCCTAAAATCCGGAAAAATTTCCGTTGTATTCCCTGAGCAGGTGCATTGTATCTCTAATGCAGATGCAAATTTAAAAGGGAAAATCATTTTGTTTGAAGAAATACTGTTCTGCTCGGATATCCTGAAAAATGAATTGAGCACGTATAATGTTAACCTTTCAACGCAGCTTAACTGCACCGTTTTGTCTCCGGAGGATTTTGAACAGAGTCTTTACACCATTCGGCTCATTCAGGGAATTTACCAGAAGCCGAGTCTTATTAAAAAGGAGCAGGCAAGATTTCAGATTAAAATATTCCTGTTGGGCTTAATAGAATCCGTTCATGGCCTGCACCCGATCTTCACTAAAGAAACAGCTGATAAACCGATGTATGTGCGATTCAAAAAATTGCTGAATGAGCATTACAAAGAGCACAGAACCGTTCAGTATTATGCGGAAGAACTGGCGGTAAGTCCCAAAAAATTAAATTCAATCATAAAGAAACACTGCGGCGAAACAGCCATTCAGGCGATTCATAACCGTATTCTAATGGAAATCAAACGTCAGCTTCTGTTTTCTGACTTTTCCCATAAGGAAATCGCTTTTGACCTTGGATTCAACTCACCGTCTGCGCTTAATAAATTTGTAAAATCTAAACTGAAGGAAACCCCGACCGAACTTCAGCAGGAACTGGCGCAAATGTATAACGCATAG
- the purB gene encoding adenylosuccinate lyase encodes MNSYKNPLEERYSSEEMLFNFSHNNKFQNWRKLWIALAEIEKDLGLDITDGQIAELKANAENIDYDKAAEYEKKFRHDVMAHVHAYGDVAPSAKGIIHLGATSAFVGDNTDLIQIRDGLLILKKKLVNVMKNLSDFAIQYKDLPTLGFTHFQPAQLTTVGKRATLWLQSLVLDIEELDFFLETLRFRGVKGTTGTAASFLELFNGDYSKVKHLDKELSKRFGFEKVFGVSGQTYDRKIDAKVVALLGNIAQSAHKFTNDLRLLQNLKEIEEPFEKNQIGSSAMAYKRNPMRSERIGALAKYVMSLTTSSAMVASTQWFERTLDDSANKRLTIPQAFLAVDAILLIWNNIMNGIVVYPNRINKHIMEELPFMATEYIIMEEVKAGGDRQEIHEVIRVHSMEASKKVKEEGKENDLIDRILNDDSLKLDKSKLKEVLDPKNFIGFAPIQTEEFIANEVQPIIDANKDLIGLEADLKV; translated from the coding sequence ATGAATTCCTACAAAAATCCTTTGGAAGAACGCTATTCAAGCGAAGAAATGTTATTTAACTTCTCACATAATAACAAATTCCAGAATTGGAGAAAACTTTGGATTGCTCTTGCTGAAATCGAAAAAGACCTGGGGCTTGACATCACAGACGGGCAAATCGCTGAGCTGAAAGCCAATGCAGAAAATATTGATTATGATAAAGCGGCTGAGTATGAAAAAAAATTCCGTCATGATGTAATGGCTCACGTTCACGCGTATGGTGATGTGGCACCGTCAGCGAAGGGAATTATTCATCTTGGAGCTACTTCAGCTTTTGTAGGGGACAATACAGATTTAATTCAGATCCGTGACGGACTTTTAATCTTAAAGAAAAAGCTGGTTAACGTCATGAAAAATCTTTCGGATTTTGCGATCCAGTATAAAGATTTACCGACCTTAGGATTTACCCACTTCCAGCCGGCTCAGTTAACGACTGTCGGGAAAAGAGCTACCCTGTGGTTGCAAAGCTTAGTTCTTGATATTGAAGAACTGGATTTCTTCCTGGAAACATTAAGATTCAGAGGTGTAAAAGGAACGACCGGTACTGCGGCAAGTTTCTTAGAGCTTTTCAATGGTGATTATTCTAAAGTAAAACATTTGGATAAAGAATTGTCAAAAAGATTCGGTTTCGAAAAAGTATTCGGGGTTTCCGGGCAGACCTATGACAGGAAAATCGATGCAAAAGTGGTAGCTTTATTAGGAAATATCGCGCAGTCAGCACATAAATTCACAAACGATTTACGTCTTCTTCAGAATCTTAAAGAAATTGAAGAGCCCTTCGAGAAAAACCAGATCGGTTCATCCGCAATGGCCTATAAACGCAATCCGATGAGAAGCGAAAGAATCGGAGCGCTGGCAAAATATGTAATGTCTTTAACGACAAGTTCAGCAATGGTAGCTTCAACCCAGTGGTTTGAAAGAACACTGGATGATTCTGCAAATAAGAGATTAACGATTCCTCAGGCGTTTTTAGCAGTTGATGCCATTTTACTGATCTGGAATAACATCATGAACGGAATTGTGGTGTATCCGAACAGGATCAACAAACATATTATGGAAGAACTTCCTTTCATGGCGACAGAATATATTATTATGGAAGAAGTGAAAGCAGGTGGCGACCGACAGGAAATCCATGAAGTAATCAGGGTTCATTCCATGGAAGCTTCTAAAAAAGTGAAAGAAGAAGGTAAAGAAAATGACCTTATCGATAGAATTTTAAATGATGATTCCTTAAAACTGGATAAATCTAAATTAAAAGAAGTCCTCGATCCTAAAAACTTCATCGGTTTTGCTCCCATTCAGACGGAAGAATTCATCGCCAACGAAGTTCAGCCGATCATTGATGCTAATAAAGACCTGATCGGTTTAGAAGCTGATCTTAAAGTATAA